In Rhodococcus pseudokoreensis, the DNA window GTGAAGCGCTGCCGAGTAGTCCAGGGCGTCGACAATGTGCACATATTTGGCGGTCCGAATTGGGCAAGAATCTGTGTGTAATGCACATATGATGCGGAGCGTGGGCGACCTACGCTCTATTCATGCGAAAGCGCACACCTACCGTTGTCCTCGCTCCCGACTCGTTCAAGGGGAGCCTCTCCGCCGTTGACGTCGCAGCCGCGATGGCCGCCGGTGTCCGCGCAGTGCTCGGCGCCGACGTCCGGATCGTGCAGTGCCCCCTCGCGGACGGCGGTGAGGGAACATTGCAGACCTTCCTCTCGGCGGGCAACGCCGAGCCCCGGGTGATCCACGCTCACGATGCCCTCGGACGCCCGCGGAACGCCCGCTACGGACTGTCCAACGACGGCAGGGTCGCGATCATCGAGGCCGCGGAAGCGAACGGTCTGCCGCACGTCGCGGACGTTCCACCGGCACCGTTGCGGGCGGATACCTTCGGCGTCGGCGAAATCGCCGTGAGCGCACTGGAAGACGGCGTCGACGAAATCCTTCTGTGCATCGGGGGCAGCGCAACCACCGACGGCGGCACCGGGATGCTCCGCGCACTCGGTGTGCGATTCCTCGACGAGGACGGTCGCGACGTGGAACCCGGCGGTACCGGGCTCGGTGACATCGTCGCCATCGACGAGTCGCAACTGCACCCCCGGGCGCGGTCGGTGCGCTGGCGCGTCGCGACCGACGTCGACAATCCCCTCTGCGGGGAGAACGGGGCGGCCGCGGTGTTCGGGCCGCAGAAGGGCGCGACGGCCGACCAGGTCCGCGAATTGGATTCCGGACTCGGACAGTTGGCGATCGCTCTCCGCACGGCGTACGGCGCCGACGTTCTGGCCCTGCGCGGAGCGGGAGCGGCCGGCGGCATGGCGGCCTGCCTGAACGCGATCCTCGCCGCGGAACTGGTGCCCGGCAGCGACCTCGTCACGGAAACGGTGGGACTGCGGTCTCTGTGCGCCGACGCAGACCTGGTGATCACGGGGGAGGGGGCGTTCGACGCGCAGTCGCTGCAGGGGAAGGTGGTGCAGGGCGTCGTCCGTCAGACGCCGCCGGAGTGCCCTGTGATCGTGATCGCCGGTACGGTTCGCCTGTCCGCAGCCGAGATTCGCGCCGCCCGGATCGCGGCCGCGTTCTCCATCGCCCGTGGACCGGCGGAACTCCACGAATTGCTCGACAACACCGCCGAACTCCTCCAGGAGGCAACCGCTCAGGTCGTCGGACTGATCGACAGCCAGTGGAG includes these proteins:
- a CDS encoding glycerate kinase → MRKRTPTVVLAPDSFKGSLSAVDVAAAMAAGVRAVLGADVRIVQCPLADGGEGTLQTFLSAGNAEPRVIHAHDALGRPRNARYGLSNDGRVAIIEAAEANGLPHVADVPPAPLRADTFGVGEIAVSALEDGVDEILLCIGGSATTDGGTGMLRALGVRFLDEDGRDVEPGGTGLGDIVAIDESQLHPRARSVRWRVATDVDNPLCGENGAAAVFGPQKGATADQVRELDSGLGQLAIALRTAYGADVLALRGAGAAGGMAACLNAILAAELVPGSDLVTETVGLRSLCADADLVITGEGAFDAQSLQGKVVQGVVRQTPPECPVIVIAGTVRLSAAEIRAARIAAAFSIARGPAELHELLDNTAELLQEATAQVVGLIDSQWSRPAPTHLRVTADSPS